CGCCGCTATATCCATCGCCGTGGGGCTGAGCACCACTTTGGTCATAATCTGGTTCGGCAGGCGGGTTCCGGGCTACTCCCTGGAGCGCACGGCCGCCATCTTCGGCACGGTAACGGGCACGGTATCCTGCGGCCTGTTGCTGCTGCGCATTGTGGACCCTGAGTTCCGCACTCCCGTGGCTTATGAAATCGCCGTGATGAACGCCTTCGCCCTGCCCATTGTGGGAGGGGGAACGGTTCTGGTCAACGCCCCCTTATGGTGGGGATGGAGCGTGTGGCAAACCATGCTGGTGTTTGTAGGAGTAATGGCGGTTTCATTGATTTTGTTATTGATGTTGGGGCTGGTGGGTAAAAAGGCGGCGGATTGACGTTTGATCAAAATATGATGGACGCCCCCGCGCCCAGCAGCAGGACAAACACCAGGATAGTGAAGGCGTTCTCGTTAATCCAAACGTGCAGTTTTTCCCCGATCACAATTCCCAATAGGATCATGGGAAACAAAAGCAGGTTGTAGGTCAGGGTGACGCCCGTGACCCTTCCGGAAACAAGATAATAGGCGGTGAGGACCAGATTCAGGATGGTCCACAGGGCCGCCAGGGTGCTCCTGAAAGACGCCTTGGGCATGTTCAGGCGGCTGAGGGCGTAAATCAACAGCGGCCCGCCGGAAGCGTAAATCCCGTGCACCACTCCGGCTGCTGCAGTAAATCCTTTGAAGCCCCAGGCCTCCAACGGCCTGATTCGGGTCTTATTCCTGAGCCTGATCCACAACTCCCGGCTTGAAAGCAACACCACGAACACCCCGAATATCCTTTTCAACAAAACCCCTTCCGCCAGGCTGAACAAGGCCATGCCAATCAAAAGGCCCGCGCCCATGGCCGGCAGAATTTGTCTAAACAAAACCGGCTTATCGATAAACCGGCGGTGACGCGTCGTAAGGTAAGCGTTTAAAAACAGATCCAGGGGCACCAGAATGGGCAGCAAAAACGGAATGGGATACAGATGGGAGCCCAGGGTGACGGCGATAATGGTGGAGCCGAACCCGGAAAAAGTCTGCACCGTGTAGGACAGCAGGACGATTCCCGCCAGGATGAATAATGAGGGATCGATGGATTCCAACATGAGGCTCCGTTCCTGAAAACAGACGGGCAAGGAAGATTCTTTTAAAACATGGGAATCAGGCTCTTGGTGATCTTCGCCGTCGCGATGACTTTTTCTCCCAGGGTGACTTTGGTCTGCAAAAAGCAAATGCTCCTGCCCCTTTTAATCACCTCGGATTTGAAACGGATTTCGTCCCCCAGCATGGCGGCGCGCATGACCGAAACCTGGATGTCGTGGGTGACGGCCTCGGTATCGTCATCCAACAGGCTCAGAAGCCCTGCATAAGCGCATACATCCGACAGAGTGTAGATAATTCCCCCGTGCAATGTGCCCTGGGGATTGATGACGTTTTTATTGATCGTCAGGACGATCTCGCCGCATCCGTTTTCGGATTTGATGTCCGTGACGCCCAGAAATACGTGCAATGGATTGGAAATGACTTCCCGCAGTCTTTTGCTCACGTTGATTATTCCTTCTGTAGGGAATGGGGTCAAGTCTACGTTTGACGTTTGAGGCGTTTTTTGGGGTTTCAAGCGTCAAACGTAGACTTGACCCCATAGTACATATGCTGCGCCGTTCTTATAACCCGGAAAGAAAAACAAAGCAAACCAAAGCGGCGCGAACAGTCATGGACGGGAAAATCCAAATTGCCGCCGCTCAGGGTATTTCAGAACAATTTCAAAAGGACGCGATGCTTATCTTTCGTTTTTGCAAGGTATATTGGCCTTCTTCGTCCTCCACCCACCGAAACATCTCCTTGATGTCATCCCCTGCACAGAAGGTGTCGCCCGCTCCCTTGAAAACCACAAACTTGATCTTGGTGGATCGCTTGACCGTCTCCACGGCCTCCACCAGCCGGTAGGAAAGCTCCATGCTCAGGGCGTTGCGCACCTCGGGCCGGTTCAGGGTGATCCGTGCGACGTCTCCGTCCATTTCCAGGATTAAAATGTCTTGGCTCATTCTTTCTTTTTCTCCTTGGTTGGGATTTTTGAGGAATTGCGGCCGCTGATTTTACTTGCAAATAAAAAGTAAATTTATCCTGCCTTATTTTACTTGCTATTTGCAAGCATTTTTTTTATAATTATAAAAATTTTTCGGAAAGGATTGAAAATACTTTGAAAAAAAACAAAGATCACCGTACTTGCTCCGTGGGCAGGGTTTTGGAAATATTGGGAGACCGGTGGACTTTCATGATTTTGCGGGAGGCCTTTTTTGGGGTCCGCTATTACGATCAATTTCAGGCCAATCTTGGGATCGCCTCCAATATTTTGTCAGACCGTTTGAAATCCCTGGTCAGCAACGGAATTTTGAACAAGAAGAAGGACCCGGAGGACGCCAGGCGGGTGGTGTATCGTTTTTCCCAAAAGGGCGTGGAGCTGTATTCGGTCACACTGGCGCTGATGCGTTGGGGGGACAAATGGCTTTCGGGCGAGGAAGGGCCGCCTTTGAGGCTGCACCACAAGACCTGCGGGCACGATTTGGAGCCCATGATGTGCTGCGCCCATTGCCGGGAGGAGATTCGGGCCTTTGACGTGAGTTACGAAAGCGGCCCCGGCCTGGATAAAAGCGAGGAGGAGGCAGATTAGCCGGGGGGAATTTGAGCAAACACGCCAACCAACGCCGGACGGACTTTGAATTTTTGGACCGGGATCCGGGCCTGGATTTTTTACGCGCCCTGTCCGTGGTGTGCATGACGGCCGCCCATTTTTCCTATCATCTGCCCCATCTGACCGCAGCGAGCAGGATCCTGCAATT
This genomic stretch from Desulfatibacillum aliphaticivorans DSM 15576 harbors:
- a CDS encoding sulfite exporter TauE/SafE family protein codes for the protein MLESIDPSLFILAGIVLLSYTVQTFSGFGSTIIAVTLGSHLYPIPFLLPILVPLDLFLNAYLTTRHRRFIDKPVLFRQILPAMGAGLLIGMALFSLAEGVLLKRIFGVFVVLLSSRELWIRLRNKTRIRPLEAWGFKGFTAAAGVVHGIYASGGPLLIYALSRLNMPKASFRSTLAALWTILNLVLTAYYLVSGRVTGVTLTYNLLLFPMILLGIVIGEKLHVWINENAFTILVFVLLLGAGASIIF
- a CDS encoding PaaI family thioesterase, producing MSKRLREVISNPLHVFLGVTDIKSENGCGEIVLTINKNVINPQGTLHGGIIYTLSDVCAYAGLLSLLDDDTEAVTHDIQVSVMRAAMLGDEIRFKSEVIKRGRSICFLQTKVTLGEKVIATAKITKSLIPMF
- a CDS encoding winged helix-turn-helix transcriptional regulator → MKKNKDHRTCSVGRVLEILGDRWTFMILREAFFGVRYYDQFQANLGIASNILSDRLKSLVSNGILNKKKDPEDARRVVYRFSQKGVELYSVTLALMRWGDKWLSGEEGPPLRLHHKTCGHDLEPMMCCAHCREEIRAFDVSYESGPGLDKSEEEAD
- a CDS encoding enoyl-CoA hydratase/isomerase family protein gives rise to the protein MSQDILILEMDGDVARITLNRPEVRNALSMELSYRLVEAVETVKRSTKIKFVVFKGAGDTFCAGDDIKEMFRWVEDEEGQYTLQKRKISIASF